The DNA segment CATCATTGCGAAATAAGCTATCTACCCCAAGCAGCACAGACAAAAGTGCCGCAATCCATATTGCCGCGGCACCAATTTGATGAAGCAACTTTAAGCCTGCACCTGCAGCCAAAGGAAATAAAACCAAAACCATGATAAAAAAAACAATCGCATGCAACCAGACACTTGGATTTCTAAACCGAAGTATCAATTCACGATAAAATATTGCACGAACAAAACGTAGTGTGAGGGTCGGTAAAGGGTGCATAGAGGACATTAAATACGATCCTCATTCGATAAAAGCGAATCATCCTCTATGAATGCTGACGCAGAATATTCTGCTAAGTTCAGTATCTGACACGGTATCGTTAACGACTGGTGACTCGTCAAAATCACACGTCCACCTCTTTTTGTATGTGCTTGTAGCTGCTGGCATAGACGCTCGACCATCACTTGATCTAAAGCAGTCAACGGTTCATCTAGCAGCCACAGCTCACTTGAGAGAGATGTCAACCAAAGTCTGGCCAATGCAACCCTGCGTTTCTGACCTGATGACAACTGTGCTACAGGGGTATCTTCATAACCAACCAAACCAACCGCTTCAAGTGCACTAGGCAATTGAATCAACGTTTCTGAATTCAATGCATGTAAAAATTCTAAATTCTGTCGTACAGATAACGTACTATTGATTCCCATCCTATGCCCTATATAAAGCACGGGCCACGCACTG comes from the Aquirhabdus parva genome and includes:
- the ccmA gene encoding cytochrome c biogenesis heme-transporting ATPase CcmA, with product MTDLISSTEFSPSELQPHHSWRSDSLIAKNLQIVRGDLLLSDPLDFTVESGQILHVQGHNGAGKTTLLMMLAGLLPVVGGSTLLWADAKPSAWPVLYIGHRMGINSTLSVRQNLEFLHALNSETLIQLPSALEAVGLVGYEDTPVAQLSSGQKRRVALARLWLTSLSSELWLLDEPLTALDQVMVERLCQQLQAHTKRGGRVILTSHQSLTIPCQILNLAEYSASAFIEDDSLLSNEDRI